The Vigna radiata var. radiata cultivar VC1973A chromosome 6, Vradiata_ver6, whole genome shotgun sequence DNA segment TTGATTAAGTTCGATTAAGCTTGGACCAACTCGAGTTGATCTAGATCTAAGatgatttattttgatttaggGTGAGATATGCTTAACTTGACTCGACTCGACCTAACTTGATTTTGATAAAGTTAAGTCTGACCAAGTCTTAATTAGACTAGGATCCACCTCAATATTGTCCAACTAAAATGAATGAGAGTCAATCCTAACTCAATCCAACATGGGCTTGAGTCGACTTAACTCAATCCATGACTTAGctaaactttatttgctttGATTTGTTCTACTTGACTAGTCTCAGACTAACTCGACTCAACTTAAGTTTAAGTAAACTTAACTCGACACAAGTTGTCATATAGTCTTAATCAAATTAAGATAACTAAACTCGATGTAGACTTGAGTTAACTTTGTTTGACTCTAATTTAAATTCACTTTAACTTCAATCTAATTTGATCTACCTcgattttacataaaaattaggTGTTATCTTATTTAGGTATAACCTTTTTTTCTATaacttacaaaattaaaatgatactttttaaaaactttgtcacaaaataaatattggTTAATATAAACTTGTAAAACATTCTTAgatactttataatttttaaccacattttgatatataaaaaatacattaactaaataaataaatgaattagaaTTAACTAAGTTTGAGCTTctctattcaaataaaatattcgaaaagaaaaaaattaaaataagaataaatcaaattcagttttaaattttctgaaatttcttgtaaaaaatgactttgaaattaaattttggatGTTTAAACGTTGTTCTTCTTATCATAACGGGTTAATAACGAACTACTTAAAATGTTTTCTTCCTGCTCATTAtattatttagggttaaatatgtttttagtccctatactttgggaccattttggttttagtccattttcaaactatggtacaatttagtcaaactttagaaaactctggttttagtcttttttatcaattttttttaactttatttgttgtttcaaacacgtttcattacaatccaaatgctacaatgaaacgtgtttgaaacaacaaataaagttaaaaaaaattgataaaaaatactaaaaccagagttttttaaagttgaaggactaaattgtaccatagtttgaaaattgactaaaactaaaatcgtcccaaattatagagactaaaaacatatttaaccctattattTATTGTAACCAATTTGTCTATTGTTTCCAATAACAAACGTTTTGCTCTTATTAATACactccttctcttctcttctcttctcttctcttctaaaTTCCaccttattaaataataaattttagtaacATTATCtattacaataataacaaatgtaaaatgataaatatataatatttatacgatatatattttttatataaatttactttttttttcatggacTGTGTTCATAATTGTTGTTTCTgaacttaatttaaaaacttggttttttattttattttatgatgaattattttaattaaaatgttttagatattttcaatcaagtttaaaattaagtaaaaataatataaacttaacatgtgatattaaaaaaagtacaaatCATAATTTAgcgtaaaattttaatttacctGTAAGAGTTCGTTAAATCACCCACAATTTCCCAGCGGAGACCCTGAAACACGCTCTCCACGGTGAAACAATTGCCGGTGCAGAGAATAATAATGGAAGACGGCGAAACGACGGGGGAGGTGGTTGCCGTTCCGGCTTCAAATAGCGAGGGCGTCGGTGACGAGAAAATGTTTCCGCATTCCCCACAACAACGCGACTCGAACGAGGAGTCTCCGCACGAATCGTTGCGTAAAACGAAAGCTTCAATAGAAAACATCGTCGCCGAGATTCTCGCTCTGAAGAAACAGGCCGAACCCAAACCATTCCTCACTCTCCGTCTCAGAGAGCTCCTCACTCAAACGTTCCTCCATTTCGTCACTCTTCGCCAGGTTCCTCACGCGCTAGGGTTTTATCTTCGCAATGCGACGTCGTAACGGAACTGACTAACGCGCGTTTCGCTTTTTCAGGCCAATCGCTCCATCTTGTTGGAGGAGGAGCGTGCGAGAACGGAAACTGAGCGTGCGAAGGCGCCTCTGGAACTCACCACGCAGCAGCTTCAGAACCTGATGTACGAGAAGAGTCACTACGTGAAGGCAATAAAGGCGTGTAACGATTTCAAGTCCAAGTATCCTGATATTGAGGTGGTTTCGGAGGGAGAGTTTTTTCGTGACTCGCCGCAGGATATGAAGGACTCCGTTTTGTGTAGTCACAGTGAACATAATCTCGTGCTGAAGAGACTCAATTTTGAATTGTTTCAGGTGAGTTGCAtttgcttatttttatttatttatttatttttattgaatcagACATGGTTAAGAGTTGTTAAAGCCGTAGGAGTTGGAAATGTTTGAAGTTCTACTGTTTTGTTGCGTGTGGGATTTTGTGGATGAGTGCTGTCAATGTGGCCACAATTGCGGTATCGATGTGTTCCTTGATACTGGGGATAAATACGGTGAACGTGACTATAACTGTAATCCTGGCGGTCATGAGCATCGTAAAAATCGTGACAATAATATTGAATCGTGACTTCACATAATTGTGGTTGTGTTGCGGGCAAAACAATCTTAAAACCTTGACTATAATTTCGAAATTGCAGCTGCGGTTCAAAACCTTGTACGCACTCTGGAAAAATTTAATGTATGCTATGTTGAGCCTACACTTAATATATTGTGCTCTTAGGGTATTCGATTCTTCATATTAGATGTTTAATACGCTAAAGAAACTTTGGGATATTGTAGTTTGGCAAGTTCCAGGATTTACGTATGTTTTAGTATTAGTATGGAATCTAGTTTTTGTCCAAAAAAGGAACCAAGAGAATGGAAATATTTGATTTTCAGATGTTGGTAAATGTTGAATTGTACTATTGTGGTCATGGATGGTTTTGCTTCCGGCACAAGTTTTGTATTGACAAGCTAACACGTTCTTTAAAAGAAGTATTGGAGGGTAAATAGATGGTGGCGCCCTGTGTCAACGTGTCTCTGTATTTGAGAGAGGTATGCggatttatataaatataaatatgcaaTAGATTGAAGATACCTGACTTGATACTTTGTGGATAAGCGGTTTGAGAGCAACATCTTTATGCATTTTTCCACTAAATGAGTGTGGAGATTTAGATCAGTCATTTAATGAGCATATACACCTACAATGTTAGACTTCAGGTTGGGAAGTTCATTGTcccattaatttatatttaaagctTGTATTAGTAATTTgcatttttttgtgttttcttgcTAATGGTGAAATAAATGTGCTTGTACTTATATTTGCAATGTTGTATCAGCGCAAAGAGCTTTGCAAGCTTCATGACAAACTGgagcagaaaaagaaaactctttTGGAGACAATTGCAAACCGAAAGAAGTTCTTGTCTAGCCTCCCTTCACATCTCAAGTCTCTCAAGAAAGCATCCTTGCCAGTGCAAAATCAACTAGGAGTTCAGCATACTAAGAAACTAAAGCGGCATCACTTAGCAGAGTTGCTTCCACCACCTCTTTATGTGATTTACTCACAGCTGTTGGCTCAAAAGGAGGCGTTTGGAGAATCTATTGATGTGGAGATTGTAGGAAGTGTCAAAGATGCTCAATCTTTTGCCCACATTCAAGCTCACAAGGACACTGGTAATTGAGAGTTGATGTGTTAATTCTAGCATTTTATCGATTGGAATCTATGTTTTCCATTATCCAGTACTATTAGCAGCTTCGGTGTATCTGCTGGTGCAGTACTATGAATTTCAATGTTTCAGTATCATGTAGGTGATTCAATTCCAGTCCCCCGAATATCACTCTTATGTATTGCCTGGAATATTAGCTGCTGTTTACAATAGGTTATTAAATAGTTTCAGCACTAACCACTGGATAATGAGTAAAGGAAACGAAGTTTATTGCTAGATATAAAGTACCATTGTCATTACTAATGCTCTTCACTCATGTTGCTTTTAATATTTTCCatatttcttaatttgtttGGTGTGGTTTTATCTCTCAGGCATTTCTTCTACTGTAGCGAGTCCGAAATTGGAAAATGATGAACCTGATGAAGATGGTCAGAGACCGAGTAAAAGGCCAAGGAGGTTTCAAGGCAAGGAGAGCCTTGACCAAGTAGGAATATTTCAAGTTCACCCACTTACAGTCAATCTCCATATTTATGATGACGAAGTCTCTGATTTAGAGTCTGCAAACCTCATTACTCTAAATTTTGAGTACATGATGCAGTTGAATATTATATGTGTCGGGATCAAAGCATCTAATGATGGTCCTGAGGATGACATCTTAAGCAATTTGTTCCCTGATGACACAGGTCTCGAGCTTCCTCACCAGGTTTGGGCATCTTGTTTACGTGTTGATGCGTCCTTAAATCTGTCTATCTGCAACTTTCGTTTATTCTATCCCCGTTGCATTTATACgccatttgtttttgtttggatGGTGATGCAGTCAGCTAAGCTCTATGTTGGGGATGCTGTAATGTTGTTTAATTGCGATAGAACTTCACGTCCTTACAAATGGGCTCAGCACCTGGCTGGTATTGATTTCTTGCCCGAGGTGGCTCCATTGATGCTTTCTAGACGTGAAACTCCAGACGGTGGTGAAGGAGCCAAAGGTGAAGATTTCTTACCGAGCATTTCACAATATCGCCAGCATAACCGATTGCAGACAGTTCTGCAGAAAATTCGTTCAAGGATAAAAGCACGTTTGGTTCTTCAATAACGAGTCATTGTTCTCATATTTTTACAGTTTTAGAATAGGAGTATCATCCTGGGTGTTCATTGAACTGAAAATAATGCAGTCAACTGAAAAGCTTGCTTTTGGTCTATGTTTTGGTTATATTATTGTAACTCACATCTTAGTTATTTGGTGTACCTGCTGTAAATACTTGTAACctatattttttaggattttgttttttatccCTTTGTTGAAATTACATCTTATTTTGGAGGATCCAAAGTATCATGCTTGTAACTGTGGCTTTTGATGGTTACTACTTCgtgaagaaaaattatgaaaattttatttttttcatgttaaaatcaaagattacttttattataaacattaatGTCAATATCAAATCCAAGAACAAGTGCTCAAGAGATTTTAGCTACTTCTACATGCACTGTCACTTTGATAGAAAAAGgcattaactaattaaaaaatagaactagttttcttattcaaattataatctttaatatttattttaaaatgatttgaaaaCTTCCTAAATGTATTTTCATACTATTTTCTAGGCAATTTGTTTACAATTAAACCCCTACTAGTTACTTGTAATGGAATAAAGTTGATGATGACGATGCTCAGTTTATGCATATTCCAGCCAAAGAAAGAAACAGTGAGGAAGCAGAGTGGACAACGAAGGTTAACGACCAATTCTCTTGTCATGCAAAGTCAAATCTCCATAGCAAAATGCTCAAGTTTTGGAatccatatatttatatacattctCTGGTAAAAGTCTACAATGGTGACCACACTCATACGCAATAATGGTTTCTTTATTAAGCAGATAATACCCAAAAGAATCAGACCTGGACTATCTGCATTATAcgcatataaattttaaaatgttattttctacTCATATGGCATTACTTAATTTGCTCCTCCATATATAGTTTGCAGACAGCAAGCCAAAGCAATAATTGTTAAACTTGTTCCAGCAAGTTCGAACAATTCTATGTCTCCATTTCAGTTATCGTTGGTAGTAGCAGTACTGCTTCTGTGGGTGTGGTCAGAAGCTACAGCTAATGCAAATGATGATGAGCTAAAAAGGAGCAACATAGACGAGTGCTCAATGTTGAAGTCGAAGATTGTCGTGAACATTGGAGCAGCCGTAGAGTTGAATTCTCGAGTGGGAAAAGAACAGAAGATAGCAATGGAAGTTGCAATTGAAGACATGAATCGACAGAGCTGCTATGAGCTTGCCTTGAACTACAGTTATAACTTTCATCGCAACCCATCATCTCCCACCATGTTCGCTGCCGGTAATTTTCAGTTACTTcacattcttctcaaactcaaCCTCAACCTCAACCTCTGTAACTAAATCATCTAGTTCAACCTGAAAACAAATACTCctacttaattaattaaaaattatcctaaattaattttaattatatatatataataggtTTTTAGTAGATGACTTTGAATTTCTCTCTGTTCAACGCCAATGATCTGTAAAAGTAGGATTGAAGTTCAATGTGTCTTGAAAAGCGAGATTGGCATAAAACAAACACATCCTATGTTAATAACGCTTactaaaagtatataatttcAAGGATAATGATAATTAGATATCATTTTTCTTGACAACATCGTTTacatgtcattgtgtgattggtacaaaattactttacaatcaataataataataattaggataatgatatttagacaacatttttttgacaacatttgaacattgattacgtgtcaatctgtgattggtcaaaaattactccacaatcaataataataatcataggataatgatatttagacaacatttttcttagaacatttgaacattgattatatgTCAATCtgtaattggtcaaaaattactccataatcaataataataatcataaacactattaaggagtaatttttgaccaatcacagattgacacgtaatcaatgttcaaatgttgtcaaaaaaatgttgtctaaatatcattatcctaattatAAACATCATCATGAACCAATCATACAATGATAtgtaaatgatgttcaaatgttgtgtAAGTatctttatcttaattttaattttaatgatacaaaatattattcatttcaattttgaaaGCAACTAGagtttaaatattagaaaaataaatttttgtgtttaaaaGCATAAAATCACTGTACATGGAGTAGAGACggattttatatgaaaattaaaccAGTCATACTTTTGAAAAATCTGAACCAATCATTAACTAATTTAGTGAAATTTCCTTTTCAAATGATCGATTTAGTATAagttacaaatattttatcagATTGATGTTAATTGaagatattattaattaacaagGCGGTATTAAAAAAAGCCTTCTCATCTCAAACAGTTcgatatgtttttattttatttttttcaaaaataaacttataaatgATAAACTATATTAGCTCTTGATAGTGTCAACGAGTAAGATGAGAGATAACAAACTTAATCtcaaagtttattattttttattttattttataatttcgtGATTTTAAAAAGTAACTCATTTTCCTAAGttataatagaaaattattaaaacaccTTCATAAATCACAAGAGAAATTCACATGTCCCAGATActactaaaaaaacattaaataacaaccaattctaaaaataaaaaataggtaaTTACTACAGTAACTTCAAAtaccaatttataaattaaaaacgaTTTATATATAacgtaataaataaaaaattataattaatttatgaattataatataaattaatctctaatattaattatcaaattttagttactgaagaattattatttaatttattactaaaaattaattttcatagctaatattacaaactaatttaaattttaattcaaaaatcaattataatataattattttaaatattaataatttttaatttataaatttctgtctaaattatttactaaaataactaattattttttatctttaaatttagttgttatttaataatttttttatagtattttcatgtttttctgaaaaaaaagagagaaattaaGTAGGATATATATAATtctcttttaaaagaaaaaaagaaatatatatcataatccTATTTTTTAACTATCAGTTTAAGAAGTTCCtggacaactttttttattttttaaaattttatgatggaTATTCTAAACCATACTTTTtacatttctcatattttaaaatgagaaggaaaaatatatagaaacaaAAAGAGATATTCATGTGTTCCATTTTTTTCATGCAACTACACAGATCTTGCAAACAGCAAACAAGTGCAAGTTGTCGTAGGAACAAAACTGGATGCAGCAACGTTATTCCTCTCCATTGACGAAAACTCAAAGGATGTTCCCATCATATCTCTAACCTCAACAGCTACTCCAGAAATAGCTTCAATCCCATTGCCACACTTCATCCAAATGGGCCATGAAGTCACCCTTCACATGCACTGCACTGCATCCATCATACACCAATTCCATTGGCGAAAGGTTACAGCAATTTACGAGCACAACAACCTCTTTGCCTCTCATTCAGAGATACTGACAAGACTCTCTTACTCTCTGCGTCTGGTCAATGCTGAAATCGATCACCATGTAGCTTTTCCTTCAATGGCCCTTCTCTCAAACCCAACCGAGATCATAGAACAAGAGCTTACAAGGCTCAAGAGCAAGAGCAATAGGGTGTTCTTGCTTATTCAATCTTCCTTGGAGTTTGCCACTTTGCTTTTTCAGAAGGCAAAGCAAATGGGAATGATGGAAAAAGGGTCAGTGTGGATCATTGCAGATGATGTAGCCAACCACCTTGATTCCCTTGATTCTTCTGTCACTTTCAACATGCAAGGTGTCATGGGGTGCAAAACCAACTTCATGGAAGTGAGTGAAAGGTTCAAACGTTTCAAGTTCATGTTTAGGAGAAAGTTTGCACTGGAATACCCCGAGGAAGAAAGATTGCATCCGAGTGTCTTTGCTCTCAGGGCTTACGATGCTGTTTGGACCATTGCTAAAGCCTTGGAGAGCTCACAGGGAAACTTTTCCTTATCAGAAAATATTTTGCA contains these protein-coding regions:
- the LOC106763097 gene encoding THO complex subunit 5B isoform X1, translated to MEDGETTGEVVAVPASNSEGVGDEKMFPHSPQQRDSNEESPHESLRKTKASIENIVAEILALKKQAEPKPFLTLRLRELLTQTFLHFVTLRQANRSILLEEERARTETERAKAPLELTTQQLQNLMYEKSHYVKAIKACNDFKSKYPDIEVVSEGEFFRDSPQDMKDSVLCSHSEHNLVLKRLNFELFQRKELCKLHDKLEQKKKTLLETIANRKKFLSSLPSHLKSLKKASLPVQNQLGVQHTKKLKRHHLAELLPPPLYVIYSQLLAQKEAFGESIDVEIVGSVKDAQSFAHIQAHKDTGISSTVASPKLENDEPDEDGQRPSKRPRRFQGKESLDQVGIFQVHPLTVNLHIYDDEVSDLESANLITLNFEYMMQLNIICVGIKASNDGPEDDILSNLFPDDTGLELPHQSAKLYVGDAVMLFNCDRTSRPYKWAQHLAGIDFLPEVAPLMLSRRETPDGGEGAKGEDFLPSISQYRQHNRLQTVLQKIRSRIKARLVLQ
- the LOC106763097 gene encoding THO complex subunit 5B isoform X2, with translation MEDGETTGEVVAVPASNSEGVGDEKMFPHSPQQRDSNEESPHESLRKTKASIENIVAEILALKKQAEPKPFLTLRLRELLTQTFLHFVTLRQANRSILLEEERARTETERAKAPLELTTQQLQNLMYEKSHYVKAIKACNDFKSKYPDIEVVSEGEFFRDSPQDMKDSVLCSHSEHNLVLKRLNFELFQRKELCKLHDKLEQKKKTLLETIANRKKFLSSLPSHLKSLKKASLPVQNQLGVQHTKKLKRHHLAELLPPPLYVIYSQLLAQKEAFGESIDVEIVGSVKDAQSFAHIQAHKDTGISSTVASPKLENDEPDEDGQRPSKRPRRFQGKESLDQLNIICVGIKASNDGPEDDILSNLFPDDTGLELPHQSAKLYVGDAVMLFNCDRTSRPYKWAQHLAGIDFLPEVAPLMLSRRETPDGGEGAKGEDFLPSISQYRQHNRLQTVLQKIRSRIKARLVLQ